One Vicinamibacterales bacterium DNA window includes the following coding sequences:
- a CDS encoding biotin/lipoyl-containing protein, giving the protein MKLKITVDGKTYEVDVEVAQPEHPIYGVGGYFPMSPARVPAPAPAVAAPPPLAAGEAPSAPVNEEKVCRSPISGIVVRITAKPGQQIQIGDGVLVLEAMKMETDITAPVAGTISTINVNVGDSVKGGQVLAEFE; this is encoded by the coding sequence GTGAAACTCAAGATCACTGTTGACGGCAAGACGTACGAGGTCGATGTGGAAGTGGCGCAGCCGGAGCACCCGATCTACGGCGTCGGCGGGTACTTCCCGATGTCCCCTGCGCGGGTGCCGGCTCCGGCGCCGGCCGTCGCGGCGCCGCCGCCGCTCGCCGCCGGCGAGGCTCCGTCCGCGCCGGTCAACGAGGAAAAAGTCTGCCGCAGCCCGATCTCTGGCATCGTCGTCCGGATCACCGCGAAGCCGGGTCAGCAGATCCAGATCGGCGATGGCGTGCTCGTCCTCGAGGCGATGAAGATGGAGACGGACATCACCGCGCCGGTCGCCGGCACGATCAGCACAATCAACGTGAACGTCGGTGACAGCGTCAAGGGAGGACAGGTCCTTGCCGAGTTCGAATGA
- a CDS encoding methylmalonyl-CoA carboxytransferase subunit 5S — protein sequence MSTPKPIDVTELILRDAHQSLMATRMATEDMIPACEELDNAGYWSLECWGGATFDSCIRFLNEDPWERLRTFKALMPKTPLQMLLRGQNLVGYRHYEDGVVDRFVEKAAANGIDVFRVFDALNDIRNLQRAIRAVKRTGKHAQGTISYTTSPVHTIEGFVTLARELVELGSDSICIKDMAALLKPQPAYDLVKALKEALGAQIRVHVHVHATTGVTLVSLMKAIEAGADCVDTAISSMSLGPGHNPTESLVEMLEGTPYITRLDKPRLVRIKEHFAKIRPRYTEFLSNITGVETEIFQSQIPGGMISNMESQLKQQGAAERIKEVLLEVPHVRRDAGYPPLVTPSSQIVGTQAVFNVMMGRYKVMTGEFADLMLGYYGDAIAPRDPDVIELAHKHAKKDPITCRPADLLKPEWDALRAQALALDGCNGTDEDVLTYAMFPQVATKFFARRHEGPTNVGKDAVTKAKDAPKRSAAAAPAVDGGQGPVRTEITYDVTFGGKTHKVTVTPA from the coding sequence ATGTCTACGCCGAAACCCATCGACGTCACCGAGCTGATCCTGCGGGACGCGCACCAGAGCCTGATGGCGACGCGCATGGCGACGGAGGACATGATCCCGGCCTGCGAGGAACTCGACAACGCCGGATACTGGTCGCTCGAGTGCTGGGGCGGCGCGACATTCGACTCGTGCATCCGCTTCCTCAACGAAGACCCGTGGGAGCGCCTCCGCACCTTCAAGGCGCTCATGCCGAAGACGCCGCTGCAGATGCTGCTCCGCGGCCAGAACCTCGTCGGCTACCGCCACTACGAGGACGGCGTCGTCGATCGATTCGTCGAGAAGGCGGCCGCAAACGGCATCGACGTCTTCCGCGTGTTCGACGCGCTCAACGACATCCGCAACCTGCAGCGGGCCATTCGTGCCGTGAAGCGCACCGGCAAGCACGCGCAGGGCACGATCTCCTACACGACGAGCCCGGTCCACACCATCGAAGGATTCGTGACGCTCGCCAGGGAACTCGTTGAGCTCGGCTCCGACTCGATTTGCATCAAGGACATGGCGGCGCTGCTCAAGCCCCAGCCGGCGTACGACCTGGTGAAGGCGCTGAAGGAAGCGCTCGGCGCACAGATCCGCGTTCACGTGCACGTGCACGCGACGACCGGGGTCACGCTCGTCAGCCTGATGAAGGCCATCGAGGCAGGCGCCGACTGCGTGGACACGGCGATCAGCTCCATGAGTCTCGGCCCGGGTCACAACCCCACCGAGTCGCTGGTCGAAATGCTCGAGGGGACACCGTACATCACCAGGCTCGACAAGCCGCGCCTGGTGCGAATCAAGGAGCACTTCGCGAAGATCAGGCCGCGGTACACCGAGTTCCTCTCGAATATCACCGGCGTCGAGACGGAGATCTTCCAGTCGCAGATTCCGGGCGGCATGATCTCCAACATGGAGAGCCAGCTGAAACAGCAGGGCGCCGCGGAGCGGATAAAGGAAGTGCTGCTCGAAGTACCACACGTGCGCCGCGACGCGGGCTATCCGCCGCTCGTCACGCCGTCGAGCCAGATCGTCGGCACGCAGGCGGTCTTCAACGTGATGATGGGCCGCTACAAAGTCATGACCGGTGAGTTCGCCGACCTGATGCTCGGCTACTACGGCGATGCGATCGCGCCGCGCGACCCCGACGTCATCGAACTCGCGCACAAGCACGCGAAGAAGGACCCGATCACGTGCCGGCCGGCCGACCTCCTGAAACCAGAGTGGGACGCCTTGCGGGCGCAGGCGCTGGCACTCGACGGCTGCAACGGCACCGACGAGGATGTCCTCACCTACGCGATGTTCCCCCAGGTGGCCACGAAGTTCTTCGCGCGTCGCCACGAGGGACCGACCAATGTCGGTAAGGACGCCGTGACCAAGGCCAAGGACGCGCCGAAGAGGTCAGCAGCCGCCGCGCCGGCTGTGGACGGTGGCCAGGGACCGGTGCGCACGGAAATTACGTACGACGTCACGTTCGGCGGCAAGACGCACAAGGTGACGGTCACACCGGCGTAG
- a CDS encoding DUF6298 domain-containing protein gives MKHGWSSLMLALLAAGPGVPGAARAQTSPLPATRPAISVTQGGDGRLVYTSDPAGNRIIDFSHAGYAGGGPPLPDVPARIVVPPLSSPRTGGTSGRLGDRARIQAAIDLVSSMPADGNGFRGAVLLEKGTYFIDGGLRIATSGVVLRGAGRGEDGSVLVATGTSRRSLIVVAGQGDRTSREGDRRRITDPYVPVGARSFSVDDARGLARGATVLVHRPSTAAWIGRLGMNQFPGWRPDTRLNWPPGSRDVRWDRVITAVDGNRVTVDAPLTTAIEQEQGGGSLVVYAFAGRIEHVGVEDLRLVSEFEDARPFDEDHAWFALTLDKLANAWVRRVAGVHFVSSVVNAQADTKWVTVEDCESWAPVSEIGGYRRRAFYTAGQLTLFERCRSERARRDFAVGFAAAGPNVFLDCASADSLDYSGTIESWASGVLFDNVTIRGNAIRLTNRGVADQGAGWTAANSVLWNCAATDVEVQSPPGATNQAYGCKGVVTGDGIIYDPRTMPYRDFYRGTAVQPRSLYQTQLEERIGAAAARAKATTPGPPAPSAALRRITDAEVDAFIAREAGPRTAGRPLTISHARFVAGGRPVWTSKVNWSWFQAQMPRSLAEKSGPAITRFAPGIVGRGATDDLEEMAAALPAGAAFYQHYGLWYDRRRVDHNYYGSPEERTGDVWAPFIELPWGRSGQGKAWDGLSKYDLTRFNPWFFERIRTFADIADRRGLVLYHHFYFQHWLVESRAHYVDFPWRPVNAIQATDMPDEVPAANTFYDVSHPVRRELHRLYIRHALDVLKDNTNVVHGIDREYSGPIEFVQFWLDTIREWEQEHGKRLFISLEIPKAWLDAILSDPVRGSMVSAIDVHHWIYRPDGRLFAIRGGLNRAPREQRPDIASAAELESLKSKLGISLLDQKDFLNGPEFQRLFDQLWASTKPMRYRTWREYRDRHPDLVILFDGDEYPALTKVIEGTIPASARAAAAPTELVRSPRETSWCLAQPGASYVVYSMNGEATALDLTADAAPYSVSWLDSDTGRLTGGGSVQGGALVTLVPPATGRPSVAWLRLVTK, from the coding sequence ATGAAGCACGGATGGTCTTCGCTGATGCTCGCGCTGCTGGCGGCTGGCCCGGGAGTCCCAGGCGCCGCACGCGCGCAAACGTCCCCTCTGCCGGCGACCCGGCCTGCCATCTCGGTCACCCAGGGCGGCGACGGGCGCCTGGTGTACACGAGCGATCCCGCCGGCAACCGTATCATCGACTTCTCACACGCCGGGTACGCCGGGGGAGGCCCGCCGCTCCCCGACGTCCCCGCGCGCATCGTCGTTCCGCCGCTGTCCTCGCCTCGGACGGGCGGGACGTCCGGGCGACTCGGCGATCGCGCCCGCATCCAGGCCGCCATCGACCTGGTCTCCTCCATGCCGGCGGACGGAAACGGTTTTCGCGGTGCGGTGCTGCTCGAGAAGGGGACCTACTTCATCGACGGCGGCCTTCGTATCGCCACGAGTGGAGTCGTGCTGCGCGGTGCCGGGCGCGGCGAGGACGGTTCCGTGCTCGTCGCCACCGGCACCTCGCGGCGATCGCTGATCGTCGTGGCCGGCCAGGGAGACCGGACCTCGCGTGAGGGAGACCGGCGTCGCATCACCGACCCGTACGTGCCCGTCGGCGCGCGGTCGTTCTCTGTGGACGATGCACGCGGCCTCGCTCGTGGAGCGACCGTTCTCGTCCACCGGCCCTCGACGGCCGCCTGGATCGGGCGTCTCGGCATGAACCAGTTCCCTGGCTGGAGACCGGACACGCGGCTCAACTGGCCCCCAGGATCGCGCGATGTCCGATGGGACCGCGTGATCACCGCGGTTGACGGCAACCGCGTGACCGTCGACGCGCCGCTGACGACGGCGATCGAGCAGGAGCAGGGTGGCGGGTCGCTCGTGGTCTATGCGTTTGCCGGACGGATCGAGCACGTGGGTGTCGAAGATCTCCGCCTCGTATCCGAGTTCGAGGACGCGCGGCCGTTCGACGAGGACCACGCCTGGTTTGCCCTCACGCTGGACAAGCTGGCGAACGCCTGGGTCCGCCGTGTGGCCGGCGTCCACTTCGTCAGCTCCGTTGTCAACGCACAGGCCGACACGAAGTGGGTCACGGTGGAGGACTGCGAGTCGTGGGCGCCCGTCTCCGAGATCGGCGGTTACCGGCGGCGCGCGTTCTACACCGCCGGCCAGTTGACGCTCTTCGAGCGGTGCCGCAGCGAACGGGCTCGGCGCGACTTCGCGGTCGGCTTCGCCGCCGCCGGCCCGAACGTCTTCCTCGACTGCGCGTCGGCCGACTCGCTCGACTACAGCGGCACCATCGAGAGCTGGGCGTCCGGTGTCCTGTTCGACAATGTGACGATCCGCGGCAACGCGATCCGGCTGACGAACCGAGGGGTGGCCGACCAGGGCGCGGGTTGGACGGCCGCCAACTCGGTGTTGTGGAACTGCGCGGCAACCGATGTCGAGGTGCAGAGTCCGCCGGGCGCCACCAACCAGGCGTACGGCTGCAAGGGCGTCGTCACGGGCGACGGCATCATCTACGACCCGCGAACGATGCCGTACCGCGACTTCTACCGTGGGACCGCCGTCCAGCCGCGCAGCCTGTACCAGACGCAGTTGGAGGAGCGGATTGGAGCCGCCGCCGCGCGGGCGAAGGCCACCACGCCCGGTCCGCCCGCGCCGTCGGCCGCGCTGCGCCGCATCACGGATGCGGAGGTCGATGCGTTCATCGCGCGGGAAGCGGGCCCGAGGACGGCGGGCCGTCCGCTGACGATCAGCCATGCCAGATTCGTGGCGGGCGGCCGGCCCGTGTGGACCTCGAAGGTGAACTGGTCGTGGTTCCAGGCCCAGATGCCTCGGAGCCTCGCCGAGAAGTCGGGGCCGGCGATTACACGATTCGCGCCCGGGATCGTCGGCCGCGGAGCGACCGACGACCTCGAGGAGATGGCCGCCGCGCTGCCCGCTGGTGCGGCGTTCTACCAGCACTACGGCCTGTGGTACGACCGCCGCCGCGTCGACCACAACTACTACGGCTCGCCCGAGGAGCGCACGGGTGACGTGTGGGCGCCGTTCATCGAGCTCCCGTGGGGCCGCAGCGGTCAGGGCAAGGCGTGGGACGGTCTGAGCAAGTACGACCTGACGCGCTTCAACCCCTGGTTCTTCGAGCGCATCAGGACGTTTGCCGACATCGCCGACCGGCGGGGTCTTGTGCTCTACCACCACTTCTACTTTCAACACTGGCTCGTCGAGAGCCGCGCGCACTACGTGGACTTCCCGTGGCGTCCTGTCAACGCCATCCAGGCGACGGACATGCCGGACGAGGTGCCGGCTGCGAACACCTTCTACGATGTCAGCCACCCGGTCCGGCGGGAACTGCATCGGCTGTACATCCGCCACGCGCTCGACGTGCTGAAGGACAACACGAACGTGGTGCACGGCATCGACCGCGAGTACAGCGGACCGATCGAGTTCGTGCAGTTCTGGCTCGATACGATTCGCGAGTGGGAGCAGGAGCACGGCAAGCGACTGTTCATCTCGCTCGAGATTCCGAAAGCCTGGCTCGACGCCATCCTCTCAGACCCTGTCCGCGGTTCGATGGTCTCCGCGATCGACGTGCACCACTGGATCTATCGCCCGGACGGCCGGCTGTTCGCGATTCGGGGCGGTCTGAACCGGGCCCCGCGCGAGCAGCGGCCGGACATAGCGTCCGCCGCGGAACTCGAGTCGCTGAAGTCGAAGCTCGGAATCTCGTTGCTCGATCAGAAGGACTTCTTGAACGGGCCCGAGTTCCAGCGGCTGTTCGACCAGTTGTGGGCGAGCACGAAACCGATGCGCTACCGCACGTGGCGCGAGTACCGCGACCGCCATCCGGACCTCGTAATACTGTTCGACGGCGACGAGTACCCCGCGCTCACCAAGGTGATCGAGGGCACGATCCCGGCGAGCGCGCGTGCGGCCGCCGCGCCCACCGAGCTGGTGCGATCACCACGGGAAACGAGTTGGTGCCTCGCCCAGCCGGGCGCCAGCTACGTGGTCTACTCGATGAATGGTGAGGCCACCGCACTGGACCTGACGGCAGATGCGGCACCCTACAGCGTGTCCTGGCTCGATTCGGACACCGGCAGGCTGACCGGCGGTGGTAGCGTGCAAGGCGGAGCGCTGGTGACATTGGTGCCGCCAGCCACCGGCAGACCGTCGGTGGCGTGGCTGCGACTGGTGACGAAGTAG
- a CDS encoding TonB-dependent receptor — MKRLVMILGVVAWLMALAGGVSAQDYRARVQGAVADSSQAVLPGVSVTLKNEATGVAVTRQTGPEGRFIFDFVEPGMYMIVAELDGFKKAEQKAIRVQQRGDVTANLTMEVGGMAETVIVQAEAVTVQLNTSSSNLTLERQLIDQVPISGRNPYNLSTLDPTMTLQAGNANENRPYHHAYANEYDAGGGTRRANDVLLDGVALGSGYKTSYTPSMDAVEEMTVSKNSVDAENGNSLGGVITLNMKSGTNMFKGSAYYFQRDPKLNALSDPTVKFAPGQDTTSLRGTKLKMWGATLGGPIKKNKIFSFTSYENWNDNKPVTVVRTLPTALERGGNFSQSVYNGKVRTIYDPYTSVVGSNGKVTRTPFAGNVIQTGRLDPTALRLLQQLPLPNLPGSVDNWQGTVNEHVDYWNFSQRVDVNFSDKFKVFARYGQFKANVYQQNPTDAKLFPVSGSNRYGMSAAGDAVWIMSNRTTLNVRGSFYNMTDEYANPQVILGTDGLAQLWPNNSWYSSLYVSPYVYYPAVDVSVAAPASNDRLGRQGREWYQRPDAWTLSARMNQYQGDHNMKWGAEVRAYHGNAARFEPINLQFRAALTANSSDSPDTVNTGNQWATFMLGALDNNSSARLVPLQNPNLKAYAAYFQDDWRLGDRVTVNLGLRWEYQPGPTDAENRLSQQIDLTQPIPDMQAKPPVMPAQALSLMAGKGYGYTYNGAWIFTSASSPHAWHVDPWTFLPRAGVNFRLADDSVVRFGYAKYIMPTQALRDTLGAYVDQYSGYAQTTNVLPLVSGVPQATLSNPFGATSNPVIQPYDQAYGRYTNLGGTAQLDQYNQNPQVNDRLNFSFQRKIWGGAIFEANYFFNYARHIPYTKNLNMMDPAFRYDYKTLLNTSVTNPFYNYLTPDKFPGQLRNAKTVSLGSLLVPYPQYQTLNQFNTDGLRAKTHTLEFRAQRPFLKGISYLVAYAYNYDVTQAWFNDLAQYKFQQTGDNSVLEWRPSQVAGSSSAAPRHRITMAASVELPIGKERRFLSTMPTALDYAIGGWQYSVSARYYSGGLLLFTNTYAVSGNPKLSNPTNDQWFDTTMFKVADAYTPRSNPWYYDGLTGPSTLMADMTLTKSFRIKSRYRLEARLEAYNAFNNLVWAEPDMTLGSATFGKVTRKNAAYFGRELQLGLRFVF, encoded by the coding sequence ATGAAAAGACTCGTCATGATCCTCGGCGTCGTCGCGTGGCTGATGGCCCTCGCGGGGGGCGTCAGCGCGCAGGACTATCGTGCGCGTGTACAGGGTGCCGTCGCTGACAGCAGCCAGGCTGTGCTGCCGGGTGTCAGCGTCACCCTCAAGAACGAGGCGACAGGCGTCGCGGTGACTCGTCAGACGGGCCCGGAGGGCCGCTTCATCTTCGACTTCGTCGAGCCGGGGATGTACATGATTGTGGCCGAGCTCGACGGCTTCAAGAAGGCGGAGCAGAAAGCCATTCGCGTCCAGCAGCGCGGCGATGTCACCGCGAACCTGACGATGGAAGTCGGCGGCATGGCAGAAACCGTCATCGTGCAGGCCGAGGCCGTCACCGTTCAGCTCAATACGAGCAGCTCCAACCTGACGCTCGAGCGCCAACTGATCGACCAGGTCCCCATCTCGGGCCGCAACCCGTACAACCTCTCCACGCTCGATCCGACCATGACGCTGCAGGCGGGGAACGCCAACGAGAACCGTCCCTACCACCACGCCTACGCGAACGAGTACGACGCGGGCGGCGGCACCCGCCGCGCGAATGATGTCCTCCTCGATGGCGTCGCGCTCGGCTCCGGTTACAAGACGTCCTACACGCCGTCGATGGACGCGGTCGAGGAGATGACCGTGTCGAAGAACAGCGTGGACGCGGAGAACGGCAACAGCCTCGGCGGCGTCATCACGCTGAACATGAAGTCGGGGACGAACATGTTCAAGGGGTCGGCCTACTACTTCCAGCGCGACCCGAAACTGAACGCCCTCTCCGATCCGACGGTCAAGTTCGCGCCCGGTCAGGACACGACGAGCCTGCGCGGCACCAAGCTGAAGATGTGGGGTGCCACGCTCGGCGGTCCGATCAAGAAGAACAAGATCTTCTCCTTCACCTCGTACGAGAACTGGAACGACAACAAGCCGGTGACCGTCGTGCGCACGCTGCCGACCGCACTGGAGCGCGGTGGCAACTTCAGCCAGTCCGTCTACAACGGCAAGGTGCGGACGATCTACGACCCGTACACCTCCGTCGTGGGTTCGAACGGCAAGGTCACGCGCACGCCCTTCGCTGGCAACGTCATCCAGACGGGCCGACTCGACCCGACGGCGCTCAGGCTCCTCCAGCAGTTGCCGCTCCCGAACCTCCCGGGCAGCGTGGACAACTGGCAGGGAACGGTGAACGAGCACGTGGACTACTGGAACTTCTCGCAGCGCGTGGACGTGAACTTCTCCGACAAGTTCAAGGTGTTCGCCCGCTACGGCCAGTTCAAGGCCAACGTCTACCAGCAGAACCCCACCGACGCCAAGCTGTTCCCCGTCTCGGGCAGCAACCGGTACGGCATGAGCGCTGCCGGTGACGCCGTCTGGATCATGTCGAACCGGACGACCCTGAACGTGCGCGGCAGCTTCTACAACATGACCGACGAGTACGCCAATCCGCAGGTCATCCTGGGCACGGACGGCCTGGCCCAGCTCTGGCCGAACAATAGCTGGTACTCGTCGCTCTACGTCAGCCCGTATGTCTACTACCCCGCCGTTGACGTCAGCGTGGCCGCTCCGGCGTCGAACGATCGTCTCGGCCGGCAGGGCAGGGAATGGTACCAGCGGCCCGACGCCTGGACGCTCTCGGCGCGGATGAACCAGTACCAGGGGGACCACAACATGAAGTGGGGCGCGGAGGTGCGCGCCTATCACGGCAATGCGGCGCGCTTCGAGCCGATCAATCTGCAGTTCCGGGCGGCCCTGACCGCCAACAGCTCGGACAGCCCCGACACCGTCAACACGGGCAACCAGTGGGCGACCTTCATGCTGGGTGCCCTCGACAACAACAGCTCGGCCCGCCTCGTGCCGTTGCAGAATCCGAATCTGAAGGCGTACGCGGCGTACTTCCAGGACGACTGGCGCCTGGGCGACCGCGTCACCGTGAACCTCGGGTTGCGGTGGGAGTACCAGCCGGGCCCAACGGACGCCGAGAACCGCCTGTCCCAGCAGATCGACCTGACTCAGCCGATTCCAGACATGCAGGCCAAGCCGCCGGTCATGCCGGCGCAGGCCTTGTCGCTGATGGCGGGCAAGGGCTACGGCTACACGTACAACGGTGCGTGGATTTTCACCAGCGCCAGCAGTCCGCACGCGTGGCACGTCGACCCGTGGACCTTCCTGCCGCGCGCCGGCGTGAACTTCCGCCTTGCCGACGATTCGGTCGTTCGGTTCGGCTACGCGAAGTACATCATGCCGACGCAGGCCCTCCGTGACACGCTCGGCGCCTACGTCGATCAGTACTCGGGCTACGCCCAGACGACCAACGTCCTGCCGCTCGTTTCCGGTGTCCCCCAGGCGACGTTGTCGAATCCCTTCGGGGCCACGAGCAATCCGGTCATCCAGCCGTACGACCAGGCCTATGGTCGCTACACGAACCTTGGTGGCACGGCGCAGCTCGACCAGTACAACCAGAACCCGCAGGTGAACGACCGGCTGAATTTCTCGTTCCAGCGCAAGATTTGGGGGGGGGCGATCTTCGAGGCCAACTACTTCTTCAACTACGCGCGCCACATCCCGTACACGAAGAACCTCAACATGATGGACCCGGCATTCAGGTACGACTACAAGACGCTGCTCAACACGAGCGTCACGAACCCGTTCTACAACTACCTGACGCCGGACAAGTTCCCCGGTCAATTGCGGAACGCCAAGACCGTGTCCCTCGGCAGCTTGCTCGTGCCGTATCCGCAGTACCAGACGCTGAACCAGTTCAACACCGACGGGCTCAGGGCGAAGACCCACACGCTCGAATTCCGCGCGCAGCGGCCGTTCTTGAAAGGGATCAGCTACCTGGTGGCGTACGCCTACAACTACGACGTGACGCAGGCCTGGTTCAACGACCTCGCGCAGTACAAGTTCCAGCAGACCGGCGACAATTCCGTGCTCGAGTGGCGGCCGAGCCAGGTCGCAGGCTCGAGTTCTGCGGCGCCGCGGCATCGCATCACGATGGCTGCCAGCGTCGAACTCCCGATCGGCAAGGAGCGGAGGTTCCTGTCGACGATGCCGACGGCGCTCGACTACGCCATCGGCGGCTGGCAGTATTCGGTCTCGGCGCGCTACTACTCTGGCGGCCTGCTGCTCTTCACCAACACGTATGCGGTGAGCGGAAACCCGAAGCTGTCCAACCCGACCAACGACCAGTGGTTCGATACCACCATGTTCAAGGTGGCCGACGCCTACACTCCGCGTTCGAATCCCTGGTACTACGACGGCCTGACCGGGCCGAGCACCTTGATGGCCGACATGACGTTGACCAAGTCGTTCCGAATCAAGTCGCGGTACCGCCTGGAGGCGCGCCTCGAGGCCTACAACGCGTTCAACAACCTGGTGTGGGCCGAACCGGACATGACGCTCGGCAGTGCCACGTTCGGCAAGGTGACGCGTAAGAACGCCGCCTACTTCGGTCGCGAACTTCAGCTCGGGCTGCGGTTCGTGTTCTAG
- a CDS encoding VOC family protein — translation MPSSNDTPHGGKAEALPHTDGMTDIAGFLCVDHVAIAVKTGDLEPQVDAYKLLGFTEIHREEVHGGDQVREVLLRVGRGPNLIQLLEPLGANSPVQKLIDRNGGRGGFAHVAFRVSDIQKAFADMKAKGFNIIDKAPRKGSRGTTVFFVHPKSREDAPFGFLVEVVQEG, via the coding sequence TTGCCGAGTTCGAATGACACGCCCCACGGGGGCAAGGCGGAAGCCTTGCCCCACACGGACGGAATGACGGATATCGCGGGCTTCCTCTGCGTCGATCACGTCGCGATCGCGGTCAAGACGGGTGACCTGGAACCGCAGGTCGACGCCTACAAGCTGCTCGGCTTCACCGAGATCCACCGCGAAGAGGTCCACGGCGGCGACCAGGTGCGCGAGGTGCTCTTGCGCGTCGGCCGCGGCCCGAACCTCATCCAGTTGCTCGAACCCCTCGGCGCCAACTCGCCGGTCCAGAAGCTGATTGACCGGAACGGCGGACGCGGCGGTTTCGCACATGTGGCGTTTCGCGTGAGCGACATCCAGAAAGCCTTCGCCGACATGAAGGCGAAGGGGTTCAATATCATCGACAAGGCCCCGCGGAAAGGTTCGCGGGGGACGACGGTGTTCTTCGTGCACCCGAAGTCGCGCGAGGATGCCCCCTTCGGGTTCCTCGTCGAGGTCGTGCAGGAAGGCTAG
- a CDS encoding carboxyl transferase domain-containing protein has translation MTTKAQDSAKTMEGKIKDLEKRRDALMLGGGTDRIEKQHRAGKLSARERIDALVDPGSFQESGLFARHRATLFGMADKEFPADGVVTGSASIGGRLVHLASQDFTVSGGAAGEVHSTKIAETMEMSLKTGSPFVFVNDSGGARVQEGIDSLSGYGKVFYTNTKLSGAVPQISLICGPCAGGAAYSPALTDFIVQTRQAQMFITGPQVIKQVTGEVVTADQLGGADAHMTHSGVVHLVANDDHEAIFLCKKLLSFMPNNNLEDPPVLQSDGNVDPNPELNKIVPAEGKQAYDVRRVITSVVDHADFLEIQPGFAPNIVIGFARVTGRPIGVVANQPAYLAGALDINASNKASRFIRFCNAFNIPLVTFVDVPGFLPGVQQEYGGIIRHGAKMLFAYSATTVPKITIILRKAYGGAYLAMCGKDLGADRVYAWPTAEVAVMGAEGAAEIVFRSEIDKAEDKVTRRKALIEEYRSHFANPYVAAGRRLVDDIINPSETRKFLAQSLESLHTKRELRPPKKHGLIPL, from the coding sequence ATGACGACGAAAGCACAGGATTCGGCGAAGACGATGGAGGGCAAGATCAAGGATCTCGAGAAGAGGCGGGACGCCTTGATGCTCGGCGGGGGCACGGACCGGATCGAGAAGCAACACAGGGCCGGCAAGCTGAGCGCACGAGAGCGCATCGACGCGCTGGTCGATCCCGGAAGCTTCCAGGAATCGGGCCTCTTCGCCCGCCACCGCGCCACGTTGTTCGGCATGGCCGACAAGGAGTTCCCGGCCGATGGCGTCGTCACGGGCTCGGCGTCGATCGGTGGACGGCTGGTCCATCTGGCGAGCCAGGACTTCACCGTCAGCGGCGGGGCCGCGGGTGAGGTCCACTCGACGAAGATCGCCGAGACCATGGAGATGTCGCTCAAGACCGGGTCGCCCTTCGTGTTCGTCAACGACTCGGGCGGTGCGCGGGTGCAGGAAGGCATCGACAGCCTGTCCGGCTACGGCAAGGTGTTCTACACGAACACGAAGTTGTCGGGCGCGGTCCCGCAGATCTCGCTCATCTGCGGTCCGTGCGCGGGCGGCGCCGCCTACAGCCCGGCGCTCACCGACTTCATCGTCCAGACGCGGCAGGCGCAGATGTTCATCACCGGCCCGCAGGTCATCAAGCAGGTGACCGGCGAGGTCGTGACGGCCGACCAGCTCGGCGGCGCTGACGCGCACATGACGCACTCGGGCGTCGTGCACCTGGTCGCCAACGACGACCACGAGGCGATCTTCCTCTGCAAGAAGCTCCTGAGCTTCATGCCGAACAACAACCTGGAGGATCCGCCGGTCCTCCAGTCGGACGGAAACGTCGATCCGAATCCCGAGTTGAACAAGATCGTACCCGCCGAGGGCAAGCAGGCGTACGACGTGCGACGCGTCATCACGAGCGTGGTCGACCACGCGGACTTCCTGGAGATCCAGCCCGGCTTCGCGCCGAATATCGTCATCGGCTTCGCACGGGTGACCGGCCGGCCGATCGGCGTCGTGGCGAACCAGCCAGCCTACCTGGCCGGGGCGCTCGACATCAACGCGTCGAACAAGGCGTCGCGCTTCATCCGCTTCTGCAACGCGTTCAACATCCCCCTCGTCACGTTCGTGGACGTCCCGGGGTTCCTGCCGGGCGTGCAGCAGGAGTACGGCGGCATCATCCGCCACGGCGCGAAGATGCTCTTTGCGTATTCGGCGACGACGGTGCCGAAGATCACGATCATCCTGCGGAAGGCCTACGGCGGCGCGTATCTGGCGATGTGCGGCAAGGACCTGGGCGCGGACCGTGTGTACGCCTGGCCCACCGCCGAGGTCGCCGTCATGGGCGCCGAGGGCGCGGCGGAGATCGTGTTCAGGAGCGAAATCGACAAGGCCGAGGACAAGGTGACGCGGCGCAAGGCGCTCATCGAGGAGTACCGCAGCCACTTTGCGAATCCCTACGTCGCCGCCGGGCGTCGGCTGGTGGACGACATCATCAACCCGAGCGAGACACGGAAGTTCCTCGCGCAGTCGCTCGAGTCCCTGCATACGAAGCGGGAACTGCGGCCGCCCAAGAAGCATGGGTTGATACCGCTCTGA